A section of the Clostridium felsineum DSM 794 genome encodes:
- a CDS encoding ABC transporter permease, translating to MKRNRRSISHYPYILWSIIFIVIPIFLIVYFSLISSDQSFTINNYKKLFNSTYMLVFFNSIKLALISTIICFFLGYPIAYIISKASTKIRNILMLFLIIPMWMNFLLRTYAWMSILGKNGILSTIISFLGFKPLDILYTDAAVILGMVYNFLPFMIIPIYTVLIKIDKDVLKAASDLGANRFVIFKRIIFPLSIPGVMSGVTMVFMPAVSTFVISKLLGGGQFMLIGNLIESQFTTVGDWYFGSAISILMMIIILISMTVLSKFDKKSNLTGGGRLW from the coding sequence ATGAAGAGGAATAGACGCTCCATTTCTCATTACCCTTATATATTATGGAGCATAATATTTATAGTAATACCAATTTTTTTAATAGTATATTTCAGCCTTATATCAAGTGATCAAAGTTTTACAATAAACAACTATAAAAAATTATTTAATTCTACCTATATGCTCGTATTTTTTAACTCAATTAAGCTAGCACTTATATCCACTATCATATGCTTCTTTTTAGGATATCCTATAGCTTATATAATTTCAAAAGCAAGTACTAAGATAAGAAATATACTTATGCTTTTTCTTATAATACCAATGTGGATGAATTTTCTTCTAAGAACCTATGCTTGGATGTCTATACTTGGTAAAAACGGAATACTAAGCACTATAATTTCTTTTTTAGGCTTTAAACCTTTGGATATACTATACACAGATGCTGCAGTAATCCTTGGAATGGTATACAATTTCCTTCCTTTTATGATTATTCCTATATACACTGTGTTAATTAAAATAGACAAAGATGTTTTAAAAGCCGCTTCTGATTTAGGTGCTAATAGATTTGTTATATTTAAAAGAATAATTTTTCCTTTGAGTATACCCGGTGTTATGTCTGGTGTTACTATGGTTTTCATGCCTGCTGTATCAACCTTTGTTATATCAAAGCTTCTAGGCGGCGGTCAATTTATGCTCATAGGAAATTTAATAGAATCTCAATTTACAACTGTTGGAGATTGGTATTTTGGATCAGCTATATCAATTTTGATGATGATCATAATTCTTATTTCTATGACTGTACTTTCAAAATTTGATAAGAAGAGTAACTTAACAGGAGGTGGCCGTCTATGGTAG
- a CDS encoding ABC transporter permease: protein MVGKWLKRLYLTLTYIFLYAPIVFLMVFSFNSEKFSSHWGHFSLTWYKALLQDDRILTALYYTVLVAIISSVVATIFGTISAIGISKMSPIPKKILLNINNIPVLNPDIVMAVSLMTLFIFFKVPFGLLTLVIAHIAFSVPYVILSVLPKLTQLPTDIVKAALDLGATPSYAMRKIILPQIKSGIFAGFLFAFTMSIDDFVISFFNTGNDVTNLSIEIYSMARRGITPEINALSTLMFVTILILLLLANGKSIISKGEKK, encoded by the coding sequence ATGGTAGGAAAATGGCTAAAAAGATTATACCTAACATTAACTTATATATTTTTGTACGCTCCAATAGTATTTTTAATGGTATTTTCTTTTAATTCCGAAAAGTTTTCATCACACTGGGGACATTTTTCATTAACCTGGTACAAAGCCTTGCTCCAAGATGATAGGATTTTGACAGCGCTTTACTACACAGTACTTGTTGCTATAATATCTTCTGTTGTAGCCACAATTTTTGGAACCATCAGTGCTATAGGCATAAGTAAAATGTCACCTATACCGAAAAAGATATTACTAAACATAAATAACATACCGGTTTTAAATCCAGATATAGTAATGGCAGTATCCTTAATGACCTTATTTATATTTTTTAAGGTTCCTTTTGGACTTTTAACCTTAGTTATAGCTCACATTGCATTTTCTGTTCCGTATGTAATACTATCTGTTCTTCCAAAGCTAACTCAGCTTCCTACTGACATTGTGAAAGCTGCTTTAGACCTTGGCGCAACACCTAGTTATGCTATGAGAAAAATAATACTTCCTCAAATAAAATCCGGAATTTTTGCAGGTTTTCTATTTGCCTTTACAATGTCCATAGATGATTTCGTAATAAGCTTCTTCAATACTGGAAATGATGTTACAAATCTTTCTATAGAAATATATTCTATGGCACGTCGTGGAATAACACCTGAAATAAATGCATTATCAACCTTAATGTTTGTAACTATTCTAATATTATTACTATTAGCTAACGGAAAAAGTATTATATCTAAGGGGGAAAAGAAATGA
- a CDS encoding ABC transporter substrate-binding protein — translation MKSVKRIIALAATVLIACSSLTACNLKPGGSSKETITVFNWGEYIDKNIIKDFTAKTGIKVNYETFSTNEEMYEKVKSGTNSYDLICPSDYMTDRMIKENLVQKIDFKALPNYSNIDNKYKNLAFDPKNEYSVPYMWGTIGIIYDKTQIKDKLESWNDLWNTKYKGKIYMSDDMRNSLGVSLKRLGYSMNSKNKEEVAKAASELIKQKNEVNPVYVGDEIKDDMRNGEKPIGVIYSGDAAVLMNENPGKYEFVIPKEGTNLWFDSWVIPKNAKNKAAAEKFLNYLLDAKVNKKNVDFIGYGTPNKKTFDLLSDKVKNNKASYPDDSSLKNAEIFADLGDSKKLYNDAWVNVTAKK, via the coding sequence ATGAAAAGTGTAAAAAGAATTATAGCCCTTGCAGCAACAGTTTTAATAGCTTGCTCTTCTCTAACTGCCTGCAATTTAAAACCAGGAGGTTCTAGTAAAGAAACCATAACTGTTTTTAATTGGGGTGAATATATTGATAAAAATATTATTAAGGATTTCACTGCCAAAACAGGTATAAAAGTAAATTACGAAACTTTTTCAACTAATGAAGAAATGTACGAAAAAGTTAAATCAGGAACTAATAGCTACGACCTTATTTGTCCTTCTGATTACATGACAGACAGAATGATTAAAGAAAATTTAGTTCAAAAAATTGATTTTAAAGCTTTACCTAACTATTCTAATATAGATAACAAATATAAAAATTTAGCCTTTGATCCAAAGAATGAATACTCTGTACCTTATATGTGGGGAACAATAGGTATAATATATGATAAAACTCAAATAAAAGATAAACTAGAAAGCTGGAACGACCTATGGAATACTAAGTATAAAGGAAAAATATACATGTCCGATGATATGAGAAATTCTTTAGGTGTTTCTCTTAAAAGACTTGGTTATTCTATGAATTCAAAAAATAAAGAGGAAGTCGCTAAAGCTGCAAGTGAACTTATAAAGCAAAAGAATGAAGTAAATCCTGTATATGTTGGCGATGAAATAAAGGATGACATGAGAAACGGTGAAAAGCCAATTGGAGTTATTTACTCTGGCGATGCTGCCGTACTTATGAATGAAAATCCAGGTAAATATGAGTTTGTAATTCCTAAGGAAGGAACAAATTTATGGTTTGACAGTTGGGTTATACCTAAAAATGCAAAGAATAAAGCAGCCGCTGAAAAGTTCTTAAATTATTTACTTGATGCAAAGGTAAATAAAAAGAATGTTGACTTTATAGGTTATGGAACCCCAAACAAAAAAACTTTTGATCTTTTAAGTGATAAGGTTAAAAATAATAAAGCTTCCTATCCCGATGATAGTTCTCTAAAGAATGCTGAAATATTTGCAGACTTAGGAGATTCCAAAAAGCTTTATAACGATGCCTGGGTAAATGTAACTGCAAAAAAATAA
- a CDS encoding YhcH/YjgK/YiaL family protein: protein MIVDKLENADLYVNVNSRLKKAFEFLKDNDIQKLSDGKYEIDGDNIYASVQSYVTQNEAEKRFESHEKYIDIQYISKGQEFIAWSPIENLTVEEAYSKEKDVAFYKDGTFSSKINLDEDYFCIFFPKDAHKPGCTLDKTSQIKKVVVKIKIA from the coding sequence ATGATAGTTGATAAGTTAGAAAATGCGGATTTATATGTTAACGTGAACAGTAGACTAAAAAAGGCTTTTGAGTTTTTAAAAGATAATGATATACAAAAGCTTTCCGATGGAAAATATGAAATTGATGGAGATAATATTTATGCATCAGTTCAAAGCTATGTAACACAAAATGAAGCTGAAAAAAGATTTGAATCACATGAAAAATACATAGATATTCAATATATTTCTAAAGGACAAGAGTTTATAGCTTGGTCACCAATAGAAAATTTAACTGTAGAAGAAGCTTATTCAAAGGAGAAGGATGTAGCTTTTTATAAGGATGGTACATTTTCTTCAAAAATAAATTTAGATGAAGATTATTTTTGTATATTTTTTCCTAAGGATGCTCATAAGCCAGGCTGTACTTTAGATAAAACTAGCCAAATAAAAAAGGTAGTTGTTAAAATAAAAATAGCATAA
- a CDS encoding ABC transporter permease, with the protein MRTVILICICNFKRVYCNKKKFFINLFVPIVAIILAMTVNYVTTPSLNIGVSIKGSNENNRIIRLLKRTKNVDIKIVQGTLYKTDVIMGKYDAVVKLKDNSNNVEVYSIKNKKTGEDIKKLIKAYASTNKPLNMENIMKNEQIGGLSEAERIIAFLFTVLLITSVINEAVIIRDREENTFYRFMYSPRSKFNYILGNVIYNYVFSYAQIFLASCIISICGGSIGISLSQMLLYAIVFTLVITTLATLIVLIFNKELHANMFSAAISIILSLIGGTFISYSKMPKLLKTLSEITPNRWIIKSVHYIQGEAYNSINPMIVLVIFSIIFSLLAFIVNKFKKVEFK; encoded by the coding sequence ATGAGAACTGTAATACTAATATGCATTTGTAACTTTAAAAGAGTATATTGTAATAAGAAAAAATTCTTCATAAATTTGTTTGTGCCAATAGTAGCAATAATTTTAGCTATGACAGTTAATTATGTAACTACTCCTTCATTAAATATTGGAGTAAGCATTAAAGGCTCAAATGAAAATAATAGAATAATAAGGCTTTTGAAGAGGACTAAGAACGTTGATATTAAAATAGTTCAAGGAACACTTTATAAGACAGATGTAATTATGGGAAAATATGACGCTGTAGTTAAATTAAAAGACAATTCTAATAATGTTGAGGTTTACAGTATTAAAAATAAAAAGACAGGTGAAGATATAAAAAAATTAATAAAAGCTTATGCTTCGACAAATAAGCCTTTAAACATGGAAAATATAATGAAAAATGAACAAATAGGGGGACTGTCTGAGGCAGAAAGAATAATAGCATTTTTGTTTACAGTGCTTTTAATTACATCAGTTATTAATGAAGCAGTTATAATAAGAGACAGAGAGGAAAATACATTCTATAGGTTTATGTATTCTCCAAGAAGTAAATTTAATTATATACTTGGCAATGTAATATATAATTATGTTTTTAGTTATGCTCAGATATTTTTAGCAAGCTGCATTATAAGTATTTGTGGGGGTTCTATAGGCATTTCACTTTCCCAAATGCTTCTTTATGCAATTGTATTTACACTTGTTATTACTACTTTAGCAACCTTGATAGTTCTAATATTTAATAAAGAGTTACATGCAAATATGTTTTCAGCTGCTATAAGTATTATATTATCACTTATAGGTGGAACTTTTATAAGTTATAGTAAAATGCCCAAATTGCTTAAAACGCTTAGTGAAATAACACCTAATAGGTGGATAATAAAGTCCGTGCATTATATTCAAGGTGAAGCGTACAATTCTATTAATCCTATGATAGTTCTTGTCATATTTTCCATTATATTTTCTTTGTTGGCTTTTATAGTTAATAAATTTAAAAAAGTAGAATTTAAGTAA
- a CDS encoding ABC transporter permease, which yields MKGFLVLLIYSFKKRLKDSFVIIYNVVYPIIIIGLLSYLTSNYFKGDRSFTSKHYYFIVLMPFFIFSNIITTAYAAKDENLSKTSYRFLIAPIDSFSIVLSKIISCSIVLWILNALLLVSGMFLLGINFENSIPKVLLIFFTENLMASAIGIYFGIRIKEFSILQGILSIPIAIFAVLGGCFFPVGSFGNIFEKVSYISPLMWINKGIISAIYDRNETILTYCILVTLLIGIIFSVAAVFSFKKEVFL from the coding sequence ATGAAGGGATTTTTAGTATTACTTATTTATAGCTTTAAAAAGAGATTGAAAGATTCTTTTGTAATAATATACAACGTTGTATATCCAATAATTATTATAGGACTGCTTTCATACTTAACATCAAATTATTTTAAAGGGGATAGAAGTTTTACCTCAAAGCATTACTATTTTATTGTGCTAATGCCGTTTTTTATTTTTAGTAATATTATTACCACGGCATATGCGGCTAAGGATGAAAATTTAAGCAAAACTTCATATAGATTTTTGATTGCACCAATAGATAGCTTTTCAATAGTTTTGTCTAAAATAATATCTTGCAGCATAGTTTTATGGATTTTAAATGCTTTGCTTTTAGTATCTGGAATGTTTTTATTAGGCATTAATTTTGAAAATAGTATACCGAAGGTACTCTTAATATTTTTTACTGAAAATTTGATGGCATCAGCAATAGGAATATATTTTGGGATAAGGATAAAAGAATTTAGTATACTTCAAGGTATTTTAAGTATACCTATAGCAATATTTGCAGTATTAGGAGGATGCTTTTTTCCAGTAGGTTCCTTTGGAAATATATTTGAAAAAGTAAGCTATATTTCTCCTCTTATGTGGATAAATAAAGGGATTATATCAGCTATATATGATAGGAATGAAACTATTTTAACTTATTGCATTTTAGTTACTTTATTAATAGGTATAATATTTTCTGTTGCAGCAGTATTTTCATTTAAGAAGGAGGTATTTTTATAA
- a CDS encoding ABC transporter ATP-binding protein produces the protein MSCILKVSGLEKEYGERRAVKGISFMIEEGDILGFLGPNGAGKSTSINIISTVIDCDGGSIFFLEKDINKNKNSFKANLGVVPQEIAVFSDLTAYDNVKFFCSLYGIKGRKLKENVEEALEFVGLLKRKNDFPSKFSGGMKRRLNIACAIAHKPKLLIMDEPTVGIDPQSRNNILETVKKLNKMGTTIIYTSHYMEEVESVCNKIIIMNEGEIIEDGTKEAVKEKYKKDSLEEIFLNLTGKALRD, from the coding sequence ATGAGTTGTATTTTAAAAGTAAGTGGACTTGAAAAAGAATATGGAGAAAGAAGGGCTGTAAAAGGCATTAGTTTCATGATTGAAGAAGGAGATATATTAGGATTTTTAGGACCTAATGGTGCTGGTAAAAGTACAAGTATAAATATAATATCTACAGTAATTGATTGTGATGGTGGAAGTATTTTTTTCTTAGAAAAAGACATTAATAAAAATAAAAATTCTTTTAAAGCAAATTTAGGTGTTGTGCCTCAAGAGATAGCTGTTTTCTCTGATCTTACAGCCTATGATAATGTGAAATTCTTCTGTAGTCTTTATGGTATTAAAGGTAGAAAACTTAAGGAAAATGTGGAAGAAGCACTTGAATTTGTTGGTTTGTTAAAAAGAAAAAATGATTTTCCGTCAAAGTTCTCCGGAGGAATGAAGAGAAGACTTAATATAGCATGTGCTATAGCACACAAACCCAAACTCTTAATTATGGATGAACCAACAGTAGGGATAGACCCTCAATCAAGAAATAATATTCTAGAAACAGTTAAAAAATTAAATAAAATGGGCACTACAATAATTTATACTTCACACTATATGGAAGAGGTTGAGAGTGTATGTAATAAAATAATAATTATGAATGAGGGTGAAATTATAGAAGATGGAACAAAAGAAGCTGTAAAAGAAAAATATAAAAAAGATAGTTTAGAAGAAATATTTTTGAACCTTACAGGAAAAGCGTTAAGGGATTAA
- a CDS encoding PadR family transcriptional regulator, giving the protein MVRALVLYILSVRPTHGYDIQRFIEINGMDQWAKIKSGSIYYALSKLEEQGFIFTLREERTGARVRKVYAINGSGIEELKRILRKEILKPIDSVESEKFTIYLMFNRLKKEEIIGLIEKHIKTLEERKKWWEDSKKLKVMKDTLKVEILHFDAVICNLEYQISWHRMLIEELDDIIIFSNGIEKLISKVDFGELEDVEFNSKDKTVKDVTKLTEEIIKNPTNLEEKITTLISLLKNK; this is encoded by the coding sequence ATGGTTAGAGCACTAGTTTTATATATTTTAAGCGTTAGACCAACGCACGGTTACGATATACAGAGATTTATAGAAATAAATGGAATGGATCAGTGGGCTAAGATAAAATCTGGTTCTATATATTATGCATTAAGTAAGCTTGAAGAGCAGGGCTTCATATTTACCCTTAGAGAAGAAAGAACAGGGGCAAGGGTAAGAAAGGTGTATGCAATAAATGGTTCAGGTATAGAGGAGTTAAAGAGAATTTTAAGAAAAGAGATTTTAAAACCAATTGATAGTGTTGAATCTGAAAAGTTTACTATTTATTTAATGTTTAACAGACTAAAGAAAGAAGAGATAATAGGACTTATAGAAAAACACATAAAAACTCTTGAGGAAAGAAAAAAGTGGTGGGAAGATTCTAAAAAGCTTAAAGTAATGAAGGATACACTTAAGGTTGAAATACTTCATTTTGATGCGGTTATATGTAATTTAGAATATCAGATTAGTTGGCATAGAATGCTTATTGAAGAATTAGATGATATAATTATATTTTCTAATGGTATAGAAAAGCTTATAAGTAAAGTTGATTTTGGAGAGTTAGAAGATGTAGAGTTTAATTCTAAGGATAAAACTGTAAAGGATGTTACTAAATTGACAGAGGAGATAATAAAGAATCCTACGAATCTTGAAGAAAAGATAACTACGCTTATCAGCCTTTTGAAAAATAAATAG
- the fba gene encoding class II fructose-1,6-bisphosphate aldolase, with the protein MLVSAKEMVDKAREGKYAVGQFNINNLEWTKAVLLTAEENKSPVILGVSEGAGKYMGGYHAVVGMVNGLIQDLNITVPVALHLDHGSYEGAFKVIEAGFSSVMFDGSHYDIAENIEKTKEVIKAANAKGISVEAEVGAIGGEEDGVVGGGEVADPAECKRIADLGVDILAAGIGNIHGVYPKNWAGLRFDVLESIKNSVGDMPLVLHGGTGIPDDMIAKAISLGVAKINVNTECQLVFADATRKYIEAGKDKQGKGFDPRKLLAPGFEAIKAKVKEKMVLFGSVNRA; encoded by the coding sequence ATGTTAGTATCAGCAAAAGAAATGGTAGATAAGGCTAGAGAAGGAAAATATGCTGTTGGTCAATTCAATATCAACAATTTAGAGTGGACTAAAGCAGTATTATTAACTGCAGAGGAAAACAAATCTCCTGTTATTTTAGGAGTATCTGAAGGTGCAGGAAAATATATGGGTGGATATCACGCTGTAGTTGGAATGGTTAATGGATTAATTCAAGATTTAAATATAACAGTTCCAGTTGCATTACACTTAGATCATGGTAGCTATGAAGGTGCTTTTAAGGTAATCGAAGCTGGATTTTCTTCAGTAATGTTCGATGGTTCCCACTATGATATAGCTGAAAATATAGAAAAAACAAAAGAAGTTATAAAGGCTGCTAATGCAAAAGGAATTTCTGTTGAAGCAGAAGTTGGTGCAATTGGTGGTGAAGAAGACGGAGTTGTTGGTGGCGGTGAAGTTGCTGATCCTGCTGAATGTAAGAGAATTGCTGATTTAGGAGTTGACATCCTTGCAGCTGGAATTGGAAACATTCATGGTGTTTATCCTAAAAATTGGGCTGGATTAAGATTCGATGTATTAGAAAGCATAAAAAATTCAGTAGGAGATATGCCTCTTGTTTTACACGGTGGTACTGGAATTCCTGATGATATGATAGCAAAAGCTATATCTCTTGGAGTTGCAAAAATCAATGTTAATACTGAATGTCAATTAGTATTCGCAGATGCTACTCGTAAATACATTGAAGCAGGAAAAGATAAGCAAGGAAAAGGCTTTGACCCTCGTAAATTATTAGCTCCTGGTTTTGAAGCAATAAAAGCTAAAGTAAAAGAAAAAATGGTTCTATTCGGTTCAGTAAACAGAGCTTAA
- a CDS encoding glycoside hydrolase family 5 protein, translating into MLKTLFSKAKISLLTLAFLGTSFSTINVSAATTNSKPKLNDMSAQQVVDDMKVGWNLGNTLDASPDETSWGNPKTTQAMIDQIKKAGFNTVRIPVSWASHIGAGPKYNIDKAWLNRVQDVVDYAIKDDMYVILNTHHETSWVVPTYAKEAASTDELTKVWTQIATRFRNYNNRLILETLNEPRVVGSPEEWSGGTPETRDVINHFNLAAVNAIRNTGSKNATRFIMVPTNGASTATAAMNDLKIPNNDKRVIVSLHAYSPYFFAMDTDANGISTWGSQADKDELDGEFDAIYNKFVKNGQAVVMGEFGSINKNNEASRVAHANYYVSAARKRGITPIWWDNGPSKAGADSFGIFDRNNLTWVFPDIAKALVSGAK; encoded by the coding sequence ATGTTAAAAACTTTATTTTCAAAGGCAAAAATTTCACTTCTAACATTGGCTTTTCTAGGTACATCTTTTTCTACTATTAATGTATCTGCTGCCACTACTAATTCAAAACCAAAATTAAACGATATGTCAGCACAACAAGTTGTGGATGATATGAAGGTTGGTTGGAATTTAGGTAATACTTTAGACGCCTCTCCTGATGAAACAAGTTGGGGAAATCCTAAAACAACACAAGCTATGATTGACCAAATTAAAAAAGCTGGTTTTAATACTGTAAGAATTCCTGTATCTTGGGCAAGTCATATAGGTGCAGGTCCTAAATACAATATTGATAAAGCATGGCTTAACAGAGTTCAAGACGTCGTTGATTATGCTATTAAAGATGATATGTATGTTATATTAAATACTCATCATGAAACTTCTTGGGTTGTACCAACTTATGCTAAAGAAGCTGCATCAACAGATGAACTTACAAAAGTTTGGACTCAAATAGCAACTCGTTTTAGAAACTATAATAATCGTTTGATTTTAGAAACTTTAAACGAACCAAGAGTAGTGGGATCTCCTGAAGAATGGAGCGGTGGAACTCCTGAAACTCGTGATGTAATTAATCATTTTAATTTAGCTGCTGTAAATGCTATAAGAAATACAGGTTCAAAAAATGCAACTAGATTTATTATGGTTCCAACTAATGGCGCTTCTACAGCAACTGCTGCCATGAATGATTTAAAAATACCAAATAACGATAAAAGAGTGATAGTATCACTTCACGCATACTCACCTTATTTCTTTGCAATGGATACTGATGCTAACGGAATCTCCACTTGGGGTAGTCAAGCTGACAAAGATGAGCTCGATGGAGAATTTGATGCTATTTACAACAAATTTGTAAAGAACGGTCAAGCTGTAGTAATGGGTGAATTCGGTTCAATAAATAAAAATAACGAAGCTTCAAGAGTAGCACATGCAAATTACTATGTTTCAGCCGCAAGAAAAAGAGGAATAACTCCTATATGGTGGGATAATGGCCCTTCTAAAGCAGGCGCAGACTCTTTCGGTATATTCGATAGAAATAATCTTACATGGGTATTCCCTGATATAGCAAAAGCATTAGTTAGTGGTGCTAAGTAA
- a CDS encoding glycoside hydrolase family 5 protein: MFKKLFSKILILFLILAFIWLFLIRNLNPSISNPSTDKKVSNDKLSSLQLVKDMKVGWNLGNTLDSPNNETDWGNPKTSKEMIDKVKQAGFNTVRIPVSWCNHLGPAPDYNIDTTWLDRIQEVVDYAMDNHMYVIINLHKEESWLIPTYAKEADATNKLTKIWSQISNRFKNYNNSLIFEVMNEPRLVGSPVEWSGGTDEALDVVNKFNLAAVNTIRKSGSKNSSRFLMIPTYAASTDSASINALKIPNNDKKILISVHAYLPYNFAMNINGTSTWGSKEDKRELDSTLNTLYNKFVKKGHGVVIGEFGSVNKNNETSRIALAKYYVTGAKKRNIATIWWDNGFSNAWEKDSYGLFDRNTLKWKFPKLLHTLIDSAKE, from the coding sequence TTGTTTAAAAAATTATTTTCGAAAATTTTAATTCTATTTTTGATATTGGCTTTTATTTGGTTATTTTTAATACGTAACCTTAATCCATCCATATCTAACCCCTCAACTGATAAAAAAGTTAGTAATGACAAATTATCATCTCTACAGCTTGTTAAAGATATGAAAGTTGGTTGGAATCTAGGTAATACTCTAGACTCACCTAATAACGAAACTGATTGGGGTAATCCTAAAACTTCAAAAGAAATGATTGATAAAGTAAAACAAGCCGGCTTTAACACTGTGAGAATCCCTGTAAGTTGGTGTAATCATTTAGGCCCAGCTCCAGATTATAACATAGATACAACTTGGCTTGACCGAATACAAGAGGTTGTTGACTACGCTATGGATAATCACATGTATGTTATCATAAATCTTCATAAGGAAGAATCTTGGCTCATACCAACTTATGCTAAAGAAGCTGATGCAACTAACAAACTTACAAAAATATGGTCTCAAATTTCGAATCGTTTCAAAAATTACAATAATTCTTTAATATTTGAAGTAATGAATGAGCCTAGATTGGTAGGAAGTCCTGTAGAATGGTCTGGCGGAACTGATGAAGCTTTAGATGTAGTTAACAAATTTAACTTAGCTGCTGTAAACACTATAAGAAAATCTGGTTCAAAGAATTCATCTAGATTTCTAATGATACCAACTTATGCCGCATCAACAGACAGTGCATCTATTAATGCTTTAAAAATTCCAAACAATGATAAAAAAATTCTAATATCAGTTCATGCCTATTTACCTTATAACTTTGCTATGAACATCAATGGAACCTCTACTTGGGGGAGCAAAGAAGACAAAAGAGAATTAGATTCAACACTAAACACTCTTTATAATAAATTTGTAAAAAAAGGTCATGGTGTAGTAATTGGAGAATTTGGTTCTGTAAATAAAAACAATGAAACTTCAAGAATAGCTCTTGCAAAATACTATGTTACTGGAGCTAAAAAAAGAAATATAGCTACTATATGGTGGGATAATGGCTTCTCCAACGCCTGGGAAAAGGACAGTTACGGTTTATTTGATAGAAATACGCTTAAATGGAAATTTCCTAAACTATTACACACATTAATTGACTCTGCTAAAGAATAA
- a CDS encoding thioredoxin family protein has product MDKLESIKEIKNYIQSNELVLIYFKTEDNGICRELDSLIESVSEKYNKMSSAKVDTGNLPAVPNDFKMFTVPEIVVFMKGTVVVEQSRYINFREIEEVLSNYYKYI; this is encoded by the coding sequence ATGGATAAATTAGAATCCATAAAAGAAATAAAGAACTACATACAAAGTAACGAACTTGTACTTATATATTTTAAAACCGAGGATAATGGTATATGTCGTGAATTAGATTCTTTAATTGAAAGTGTAAGTGAAAAGTATAATAAAATGTCATCAGCCAAAGTTGACACTGGTAACTTACCTGCAGTACCTAATGATTTTAAAATGTTTACAGTGCCTGAAATTGTAGTGTTTATGAAAGGAACTGTAGTTGTTGAGCAATCTAGATATATAAACTTTAGAGAAATTGAAGAGGTATTATCTAATTATTATAAATACATATAA
- a CDS encoding TetR/AcrR family transcriptional regulator produces MQYLKEEMRNKIVDEALKEFLKSGYKDTSIRTIVKNAETSIGNFYKYFKSKEDLYETIVEPVYSRLIQYVNRFFEVEVNEKMQEIFYSLSEEVIKIFEENRNELAVLLNSSKGSKYENCKKIFIEFITRTVTISFEYQLSMYKKAIEDNFIIKILSYNFVEDIAIVLKEKRNKREVRKLISDLLEIFYGNIIGKLEVREI; encoded by the coding sequence ATGCAATATTTAAAAGAAGAAATGAGAAACAAGATAGTAGATGAGGCGTTAAAGGAATTTTTAAAATCAGGTTATAAAGATACGTCTATAAGAACTATAGTGAAAAATGCAGAAACCTCTATTGGCAATTTTTATAAATACTTTAAAAGTAAGGAGGATTTGTATGAAACAATCGTAGAACCTGTGTACAGCAGGCTTATACAATATGTAAATAGATTTTTTGAAGTAGAAGTAAATGAAAAAATGCAAGAAATATTCTACAGTCTTTCGGAAGAAGTTATAAAAATATTTGAAGAAAATCGTAATGAACTAGCAGTACTTTTGAATAGCAGCAAGGGTTCTAAGTATGAAAACTGTAAAAAGATTTTCATAGAATTTATTACACGTACTGTAACTATAAGTTTTGAATATCAGCTTTCAATGTATAAAAAGGCAATTGAAGATAATTTTATAATAAAGATTCTATCATATAATTTTGTTGAGGATATAGCAATAGTGTTAAAAGAGAAGAGAAATAAAAGAGAGGTAAGAAAGCTTATCAGTGATTTGTTAGAAATTTTTTATGGTAATATAATAGGTAAGCTGGAGGTTAGAGAAATTTAA